In Salinigranum marinum, one DNA window encodes the following:
- a CDS encoding PAS domain S-box protein — MGEPTRSPTEGSAIIAASIDGAGLVEGETFVTANRELAVSFGYDTSDALVGTPWRELYPRAECKRIESEVLPGVRPERGWRGEVEGVRRDGSPFLQALSVRRTVNGRLVWVVRDRSERVDHQPNSEQQPRSDRKTAENGDTRIERNAPKANGTDGPTDLPESRNRTTRFHPFVETAPVPIAVFTADRGIVYCNAKAAEFLGAEDQTDVIGTEPERFVHPEHRDRARQRISRVLEDREATEPREYRLLGLDDEERYGEIAAAPVAYNGEPGAYVLINDVTRLKRSQEELRRERQFLEAVINTVEDIVYVLDAEAQLRLWNETLGETTGYTSEEIGSMHAKEFVPEGEHEYVPGLLASMDASEDRRVELSLLTKDGESIEHDFRGTTYEFRGTTFEDPETGEVFRCGVARDITDRLELKR, encoded by the coding sequence ATGGGCGAACCAACACGTTCGCCAACCGAGGGGAGTGCGATCATCGCGGCCTCGATAGATGGGGCAGGCCTCGTCGAGGGAGAGACGTTCGTCACGGCCAACAGGGAACTGGCCGTGAGCTTCGGATACGACACCTCGGACGCTCTCGTCGGAACGCCGTGGCGTGAGTTGTATCCACGGGCGGAGTGCAAACGCATCGAGAGCGAGGTCCTCCCCGGGGTTCGGCCCGAGCGGGGCTGGCGAGGCGAGGTGGAAGGGGTTCGGAGAGACGGCTCTCCGTTCCTACAGGCTCTGTCGGTCCGCCGCACGGTGAACGGACGGCTCGTCTGGGTCGTTCGTGACCGCAGTGAACGGGTCGATCACCAGCCGAATTCCGAACAACAGCCGCGTTCAGACCGGAAGACGGCCGAAAACGGTGACACGAGAATCGAGCGGAACGCTCCCAAGGCCAACGGAACTGACGGACCCACCGACCTCCCGGAGTCACGGAACCGGACGACACGGTTCCACCCGTTCGTCGAAACCGCACCCGTCCCGATCGCCGTGTTCACCGCCGATCGAGGGATCGTCTACTGCAACGCGAAAGCGGCAGAGTTCCTCGGAGCCGAGGACCAGACAGACGTGATCGGGACGGAGCCGGAGCGGTTCGTGCATCCGGAACATCGTGATCGGGCACGGCAGCGGATCAGCCGGGTCCTCGAAGATCGAGAAGCGACCGAGCCGAGGGAGTATCGGTTGCTCGGACTGGACGACGAAGAGCGATACGGGGAGATCGCCGCCGCGCCCGTCGCATACAACGGCGAACCGGGGGCGTACGTCCTCATCAACGACGTCACGCGACTCAAACGCTCTCAAGAGGAACTCCGCCGCGAGCGACAGTTTCTCGAAGCCGTCATCAACACCGTCGAGGATATCGTGTACGTCCTCGACGCGGAGGCCCAGCTCCGTCTCTGGAACGAAACGCTCGGCGAGACGACCGGCTACACGAGCGAAGAGATCGGGAGTATGCACGCAAAGGAGTTCGTTCCGGAGGGGGAGCACGAGTACGTCCCGGGGTTGTTGGCGTCGATGGACGCCTCCGAGGACCGGCGGGTCGAACTGAGCCTCCTCACCAAGGACGGCGAGTCGATCGAACACGATTTCAGGGGAACGACGTACGAGTTCAGGGGAACGACGTTCGAGGATCCGGAGACAGGTGAGGTGTTTCGCTGTGGAGTCGCTCGGGACATCACCGACCGACTGGAACTTAAGAGATAG
- a CDS encoding DsbA family protein: MSHPDTATDRPTITQFTDPMCTWCWGSEPVIRHLRTAFGAQVRIGYVMGGLVEDFDGFYDAANDIAAPSDVAPHWLDAAERHGMPVDVEIFEANPARSTYPASVAFAAARQQDVDLAHRYLRRLREAYATQVRNVNERDVQVDLARSVGLDVDDFTAALDDGTARAAFEDDLSRTRDAGVQAFPTYHIQGPSGSRRATGFASFDTLAAELRSVAPSLEPSSPPPVRRFVAAYGPVATREVAEVYDLDDDHARQVLESLVDDGALVRERRGTGLFWQTTDGGDD; the protein is encoded by the coding sequence ATGTCGCATCCAGACACAGCGACCGACCGGCCGACGATAACCCAGTTCACGGACCCGATGTGCACGTGGTGCTGGGGCTCGGAGCCCGTGATCAGACACCTTCGCACCGCGTTCGGCGCGCAAGTACGAATCGGGTACGTCATGGGGGGACTCGTCGAGGACTTCGACGGCTTTTACGACGCGGCAAACGACATCGCGGCCCCGAGCGACGTCGCCCCGCACTGGCTCGACGCGGCCGAGCGTCACGGCATGCCCGTCGACGTGGAGATCTTCGAGGCGAACCCGGCACGGTCGACGTACCCGGCGAGCGTGGCGTTCGCCGCCGCCCGACAGCAGGACGTCGATCTGGCCCACCGGTATCTCCGACGCCTGCGCGAGGCGTACGCGACGCAGGTGCGCAACGTCAACGAGCGGGACGTCCAGGTCGACCTTGCGCGGTCGGTCGGCCTCGACGTCGACGACTTCACCGCGGCTCTGGACGACGGAACCGCACGCGCGGCGTTCGAGGACGACCTCTCGCGGACCCGTGACGCCGGCGTCCAGGCGTTCCCGACCTATCACATCCAGGGACCGTCCGGCAGCCGTCGAGCGACCGGATTCGCGTCGTTCGACACCCTCGCGGCCGAGTTGCGGTCGGTCGCGCCGTCGCTGGAGCCCTCGTCCCCACCGCCGGTCAGGCGGTTCGTCGCCGCGTACGGCCCCGTCGCGACGCGCGAAGTCGCGGAAGTGTACGACCTCGACGACGACCACGCTCGACAGGTGTTGGAGTCGCTCGTCGACGACGGAGCGCTCGTTCGAGAGCGGCGGGGCACCGGCCTGTTCTGGCAGACGACCGACGGGGGTGACGACTGA
- a CDS encoding IS5 family transposase produces the protein MASLRRLARMCRDLAKQHVDDPEVPAAPDGAGGYAKWVQIALILYRVELEKSLRETEDYLNEMPGVLAVFELDEAPHYSSFCRWEQEYRMRDLRRLLRASAEQAGWSGEAAIDASGFQRDQTSYHYRDRANYSFQSMKTTILIDVNSLAIKDVHFTTKKAWDGHIGMQVFRRNAEDLRVLSADANYSWSDLREECRSNSTRPLIKHREQTPLQKAHNARMNEDYNQRWMSETGFSQLKEDDGEKLRSRSWHGQFRELTRKCIVHNLTQAAS, from the coding sequence ATGGCATCGCTCAGACGGCTAGCACGGATGTGTCGAGATCTTGCCAAACAGCACGTTGACGACCCGGAAGTACCCGCCGCGCCGGACGGCGCGGGCGGGTACGCGAAATGGGTGCAGATCGCCTTGATTCTGTACCGCGTCGAGTTGGAGAAGAGCCTCCGTGAGACTGAAGACTATCTTAACGAGATGCCCGGTGTCCTCGCCGTGTTCGAACTTGACGAGGCACCGCACTACAGTTCGTTCTGCCGGTGGGAACAAGAGTACCGGATGCGTGACCTGCGCCGCCTGCTCCGCGCTTCGGCGGAGCAGGCGGGCTGGAGTGGTGAAGCCGCGATTGACGCGAGTGGCTTCCAGCGCGATCAAACCAGCTACCACTACCGCGACCGCGCGAATTACTCGTTCCAGTCGATGAAGACGACGATCTTGATCGACGTGAACTCGCTGGCGATCAAGGACGTTCATTTCACGACGAAGAAAGCCTGGGACGGCCACATCGGGATGCAGGTCTTCCGCCGGAACGCGGAAGACCTGCGTGTGTTGTCTGCTGATGCGAACTATTCGTGGAGCGACCTCCGCGAGGAGTGTCGCTCCAACTCAACGCGACCGTTGATCAAGCACAGGGAGCAGACACCGTTGCAGAAGGCCCACAACGCCCGGATGAACGAGGACTACAACCAACGCTGGATGAGCGAGACAGGTTTCTCGCAGTTGAAGGAAGACGACGGCGAGAAGCTCCGCTCCCGGAGCTGGCATGGCCAGTTCCGGGAGCTGACTCGCAAGTGCATCGTGCATAACCTGACGCAGGCGGCGAGTTAG
- a CDS encoding MFS transporter, protein MGATEISTRAERTAGVPWRSPALIAILAATLMTPLDVPLISATLPEIQSVFGVSESRAGLFITLYALPGILLAPIIGALADRVGRRAVLTGSLVLFGLAGSAIAFTNGFTVALSLRGLQGFAAGSVLSALAMTVVGDRYTGRRHDAVMGVTSAVLSLGTAVYPVVGGYLAAHAWNAPFLVYALTLPVAGLVWVALDDSDSSPDGDDRGYVRAALRLVPARQALVLYGTMFVSFTLLFGGLYTALPFYLSDTFGFAPHTVGLVTSAVLLVTAAVSTQNGRLTARASKTTLVVGGFGLYAVGFLGVAHASTVPLLVGALLVFGTGNGLVTPTLFASISALAPDGVRAGVMSLQTTTIGVSQAVGPALFTLLGGLVGYQGTLLGGSLSAALGAGILGVVTLD, encoded by the coding sequence ATGGGTGCGACCGAGATCTCGACGCGGGCCGAGCGGACGGCGGGCGTTCCGTGGCGGTCGCCGGCACTGATCGCCATCCTCGCGGCCACGCTGATGACGCCGCTGGACGTCCCGTTGATCAGCGCCACGCTCCCGGAGATCCAGTCAGTGTTCGGCGTCTCCGAGTCGCGGGCCGGGCTGTTCATCACGCTCTACGCGCTTCCCGGGATCCTGCTGGCTCCGATCATCGGTGCGCTCGCCGACCGGGTCGGCAGGCGAGCGGTCCTCACCGGGAGCCTCGTGCTCTTCGGGCTCGCCGGCTCCGCGATCGCGTTCACGAACGGCTTTACCGTTGCGCTCTCCCTCCGCGGCCTCCAGGGGTTCGCCGCCGGGAGCGTCCTCTCGGCGCTCGCCATGACGGTCGTCGGAGACCGGTACACCGGTCGGCGGCACGATGCGGTCATGGGCGTCACGTCGGCCGTGCTCTCGCTCGGGACCGCGGTGTACCCGGTCGTCGGCGGGTATCTGGCTGCGCACGCCTGGAACGCGCCGTTTCTGGTGTACGCGCTCACGCTCCCCGTCGCCGGGCTGGTGTGGGTCGCACTCGACGACTCCGACTCGTCACCCGACGGCGACGATCGCGGCTACGTCCGGGCGGCACTGCGTCTCGTCCCGGCGCGCCAGGCGCTCGTCCTGTACGGCACCATGTTCGTCTCCTTCACCCTCCTCTTCGGCGGGCTGTACACCGCACTCCCCTTCTACCTCTCCGACACGTTCGGCTTCGCGCCGCACACGGTCGGGCTCGTCACCAGCGCCGTGCTGTTGGTGACGGCCGCGGTTTCGACGCAGAACGGCCGACTGACCGCCCGGGCGTCGAAGACGACGCTCGTCGTCGGTGGGTTCGGCCTGTACGCCGTCGGCTTCCTGGGTGTCGCACACGCGAGTACGGTCCCGCTTCTGGTCGGCGCACTGCTCGTCTTCGGCACCGGGAACGGTCTCGTCACGCCCACGCTGTTCGCCAGTATAAGCGCGCTCGCGCCCGACGGCGTCCGGGCCGGCGTGATGAGCCTGCAGACGACCACCATCGGCGTGAGTCAGGCCGTCGGACCGGCGCTGTTCACGCTCTTGGGCGGCCTCGTCGGCTACCAGGGGACGCTGCTCGGTGGGAGCCTCAGCGCCGCCCTCGGGGCCGGCATCCTCGGCGTCGTCACGCTCGACTAG
- a CDS encoding DoxX family protein — protein sequence MVFTSTVSGATFLLSRLLFALVIGYLALGNLLDLESSVGYAEHKGVPLAAVSVPLGSLGLIAGALAVLVGVYPAVGALAVAGFLAPITVIMHDFWAQEGEERQNEQIHFLKNVGLLGTALVFAALSSVAWPLAVGVGL from the coding sequence ATGGTGTTCACCTCGACGGTGTCGGGAGCGACGTTCCTCCTCAGTCGGCTCCTGTTCGCACTCGTCATCGGCTACCTCGCCCTCGGGAACCTGCTCGACCTCGAATCGTCGGTGGGGTACGCGGAACACAAGGGCGTACCGCTGGCCGCCGTCAGCGTCCCGCTGGGAAGCCTCGGGCTGATCGCCGGTGCCCTCGCGGTCCTCGTCGGCGTCTACCCCGCCGTGGGCGCGCTGGCAGTGGCTGGCTTCCTCGCCCCGATAACCGTCATCATGCACGACTTCTGGGCCCAGGAGGGCGAAGAGCGGCAGAACGAACAGATTCACTTCCTGAAGAACGTCGGTCTGCTCGGTACGGCGCTGGTGTTCGCAGCGCTGTCGAGCGTGGCCTGGCCGCTGGCGGTCGGCGTAGGGCTCTGA
- a CDS encoding helix-turn-helix domain-containing protein, protein MKRIQFAVTYPERLRHPLHQRVVGESPIGRVDLLMWSPTEDATTLLWCDGDPKSTAEAVEAIDSLLVSAVVEEADGTYAFLRQADYEFPGAVLETIAASRVVFLPPARFLDTGEVEFEAVGEAEALSSFHRALSELGDLTIRQVHEFARRRSSSRLTDRQRAALDAAVAVGYYEVPREGTVADVAAVLDCATSTAGELLRKAEAAVVRSYTERR, encoded by the coding sequence ATGAAACGCATCCAGTTCGCCGTCACCTACCCGGAGCGACTCCGCCACCCGCTCCACCAGCGGGTCGTGGGCGAGTCGCCGATCGGACGGGTGGACCTGCTGATGTGGAGCCCGACCGAGGACGCGACGACGCTGCTCTGGTGTGACGGCGACCCGAAGTCGACGGCGGAGGCTGTGGAGGCTATCGACTCGCTTCTCGTGAGCGCCGTCGTCGAAGAGGCCGACGGAACGTACGCGTTCCTGCGGCAGGCCGACTACGAGTTCCCGGGAGCGGTCTTAGAGACCATCGCGGCGTCACGGGTCGTCTTCCTCCCGCCGGCCCGCTTTCTCGACACGGGCGAGGTCGAGTTCGAGGCGGTCGGCGAGGCCGAGGCGCTCAGCTCGTTTCACCGGGCGCTCTCCGAACTCGGCGACCTCACCATCCGACAGGTCCACGAGTTCGCGCGCAGGCGCTCGTCGTCGCGCCTCACCGACCGACAGCGGGCGGCGCTCGATGCGGCGGTCGCCGTGGGGTACTACGAGGTCCCTCGGGAGGGGACCGTCGCGGACGTCGCCGCCGTGCTCGACTGTGCGACGAGTACGGCCGGGGAACTGCTTCGGAAGGCGGAGGCCGCGGTCGTTCGAAGCTACACCGAACGGCGGTGA
- a CDS encoding winged helix-turn-helix domain-containing protein, with product MVDAPSDRNQVATDAESAFMTLSHDLRLEILLALWDAPGFSLSFSELRKAVGERDSGSFTYHLSELRGQFVAKTDAGYELQYPGHRVLDAIKSGVFHEQVTVGPVELDDDCRECGEGLRFEYDTDYIGRVRCLGCGDRTLEWPFDPGGTVDREPEGIVAAFDRRTRLVWSCALDGVCPFCAGRIDRELASRVHELGTCIGVLEQLDRYDEYFAREHSAVVSVDCDRCSFYSFIPVGVVLLTRPTVTAQLCDAGVDVRETPLWALGFVVDADAVTVQEGDVTRVTVTIPDANEPLGFTLDESFEHVEEASLDQ from the coding sequence ATGGTCGATGCACCGTCCGACAGGAACCAGGTCGCGACGGACGCCGAGTCGGCGTTCATGACGCTGAGTCACGACCTCCGGCTGGAGATACTGCTCGCGCTCTGGGACGCTCCCGGCTTCTCGCTGTCGTTCTCCGAGCTGCGGAAGGCAGTCGGCGAACGGGACTCGGGGAGTTTCACCTATCACCTCTCGGAGCTCCGGGGACAGTTCGTCGCCAAGACCGACGCGGGCTACGAGCTGCAGTACCCGGGCCACCGCGTCCTCGACGCGATCAAGAGCGGCGTCTTCCACGAACAAGTGACCGTCGGGCCGGTCGAACTCGACGACGACTGCCGGGAGTGCGGGGAGGGACTCCGGTTCGAGTACGACACCGACTACATCGGTCGCGTCCGGTGTCTCGGCTGTGGGGACCGCACGCTGGAGTGGCCGTTCGATCCCGGCGGAACCGTCGATCGGGAGCCCGAGGGGATCGTCGCCGCCTTCGACCGACGGACGCGTCTCGTCTGGTCGTGTGCCCTCGACGGCGTCTGCCCGTTCTGTGCCGGTCGAATCGATCGCGAACTGGCCAGTCGCGTCCACGAGTTGGGGACGTGCATCGGCGTCCTCGAACAGCTCGACCGGTACGACGAGTACTTCGCCCGCGAGCACTCGGCGGTCGTCTCGGTCGACTGCGACCGCTGCAGCTTCTACAGCTTCATCCCCGTCGGGGTCGTCCTGCTGACTCGACCGACCGTGACGGCGCAACTCTGCGACGCCGGCGTCGACGTCCGGGAGACGCCCCTGTGGGCGCTCGGGTTCGTCGTCGACGCCGACGCCGTCACCGTCCAAGAGGGCGACGTCACGCGCGTCACGGTGACGATTCCCGACGCGAACGAGCCGCTGGGCTTCACCCTCGACGAGTCGTTCGAGCACGTCGAGGAGGCTTCCTTGGACCAGTAA
- a CDS encoding alpha/beta hydrolase, translating into MSDRADTNTVWLDDERRLTYAEYGRAEGIPVVFLHGTPGSRRLGGLLAPVARRAGIRVLAPDRPGYGRSTPWPDWSVADAGAFVTAVLDDTGVETAGLVAFSGGSPYALAAAETLPGRVTRVDVVAGATPPGVGGAVPLMQRALAGMATATPLLLRGLFRGQAWLARRLDPSVVVSQYTTGDATSVPDGVAQLVKADFVEAFARHRSGAVTEFRESTRDWGVDFAAIDQPVHLWHGESDTNVPLAGVRRLEARVPTARLHVLDADHLRTLLRCRSDVLGGHR; encoded by the coding sequence ATGTCGGACCGGGCGGACACGAACACCGTGTGGCTGGACGACGAGCGACGGCTCACGTACGCCGAATACGGTCGCGCCGAGGGGATCCCGGTCGTGTTCCTCCACGGGACACCCGGCTCCCGTCGACTGGGCGGGCTCCTCGCGCCGGTCGCCCGGCGCGCCGGGATCCGGGTGCTCGCGCCCGATAGGCCGGGGTACGGCAGGTCGACGCCGTGGCCGGACTGGTCGGTCGCCGACGCCGGCGCGTTCGTCACCGCCGTCCTCGACGACACCGGCGTGGAGACGGCCGGCCTCGTCGCGTTCTCCGGCGGAAGTCCCTACGCGCTCGCGGCAGCCGAGACGCTCCCGGGTCGAGTCACCCGGGTCGACGTCGTCGCGGGTGCGACGCCGCCCGGCGTGGGCGGCGCGGTTCCCCTGATGCAACGGGCACTCGCGGGGATGGCGACGGCGACGCCGTTGCTCCTTCGTGGACTCTTCCGTGGCCAGGCGTGGCTCGCCCGGCGGCTCGATCCCTCTGTCGTCGTCTCGCAGTACACCACGGGCGACGCCACGTCGGTGCCCGACGGCGTCGCGCAACTGGTAAAAGCGGACTTCGTCGAGGCGTTCGCCCGGCACCGGAGCGGTGCCGTCACCGAGTTCCGCGAGTCGACCCGGGACTGGGGGGTCGACTTCGCGGCCATCGACCAACCCGTGCATCTCTGGCACGGCGAAAGCGACACGAACGTCCCGCTGGCGGGCGTACGGCGTCTCGAAGCGCGCGTCCCGACCGCACGGCTGCACGTCCTCGACGCGGACCACCTGCGGACGCTCCTCCGCTGTCGATCCGACGTGCTGGGCGGCCATCGGTGA
- a CDS encoding transposase — MAIEVTRTYVGSIQNHRQVCDGFDSLGDSASKIWNVARWTADRIWNATGEIPDEGVLKSYMKNQACWKDLNAQSSQKVIEELSDAFQSWFDLRHKDDTANPPGYRKHGDTRPRSTVTFKEDGFKHDPENNRVRLSKGSNLKEYWSDFLLCEYRTRPDVDLSEVNSVQNVRAVWNGDEWELHFVCKVELETNGSAGDGVAGIDLGIKNIATVAFPDEYVLYPGNLLKQDKHYFTRAEYDTEGENGPSEKSMWARQKLADRESHFYHVLSDTIITECVERGVGTLAVSWPEDVRNSDWGKTGNKKLHTWAFDRLYQYLAYKGEERGVEVLKENEWNTSKTCSRCGDDAKSNRKHRGLYVCQSCTLVANADCNGAENMRQKITPSPHGEDRSNGCVAQPSTYLFDSESRAFSPREQVMS; from the coding sequence ATGGCGATTGAGGTCACTCGCACCTACGTTGGTTCCATCCAGAACCACCGGCAGGTCTGCGATGGCTTTGACTCGCTCGGAGATTCCGCCTCGAAAATCTGGAACGTCGCACGATGGACAGCCGACCGCATCTGGAACGCAACCGGCGAAATTCCCGATGAGGGCGTGCTGAAATCGTATATGAAGAACCAAGCGTGCTGGAAAGACCTGAACGCACAATCCAGTCAGAAAGTCATCGAAGAACTTTCTGACGCTTTCCAGTCATGGTTCGACCTGCGACACAAAGACGACACGGCAAATCCGCCCGGATACCGCAAACACGGCGATACTCGACCACGTAGTACGGTCACGTTCAAAGAAGACGGGTTCAAACACGACCCCGAGAACAACAGAGTCCGGCTCTCGAAAGGCTCGAACCTGAAAGAGTATTGGTCGGACTTCCTGCTTTGTGAGTACCGGACGCGCCCCGACGTTGACCTCTCGGAAGTCAACTCGGTGCAGAACGTCCGCGCCGTCTGGAACGGTGACGAATGGGAACTGCATTTCGTCTGCAAAGTCGAACTCGAAACCAACGGCTCCGCAGGCGATGGTGTTGCTGGTATCGACCTCGGTATCAAGAACATCGCCACGGTCGCGTTCCCCGACGAATACGTCCTGTACCCCGGTAACTTGCTTAAGCAGGATAAACACTACTTCACACGTGCTGAGTACGACACGGAAGGTGAGAACGGCCCGTCCGAGAAGTCGATGTGGGCGCGTCAGAAACTCGCAGACCGTGAATCACATTTCTACCACGTCCTCTCAGATACCATCATAACGGAGTGTGTTGAACGCGGTGTTGGCACGCTTGCGGTGAGTTGGCCTGAAGACGTGCGTAACTCTGACTGGGGTAAGACTGGCAACAAGAAGTTGCATACGTGGGCGTTCGACCGTCTCTACCAGTACCTCGCGTACAAAGGCGAAGAACGTGGTGTTGAGGTGCTAAAGGAGAACGAATGGAACACCTCGAAGACGTGTTCACGGTGTGGTGACGACGCGAAGTCGAACCGCAAGCACCGTGGATTGTACGTTTGTCAGTCGTGTACGTTGGTAGCCAACGCGGATTGCAACGGAGCGGAGAACATGCGTCAGAAGATAACTCCGAGTCCTCACGGTGAGGATAGGAGTAACGGCTGTGTGGCACAGCCATCGACATACTTGTTTGATTCGGAGAGTAGGGCGTTTTCCCCGCGAGAACAGGTCATGTCGTAG
- a CDS encoding glutathione S-transferase family protein yields MGLLHDGEWEPDATRDQYDHDAFDDRVEDAPDATFPAEAGRYHLYVSRACPWAHRAALTRRLLGFDGAVSVDVVDPVRHDRGWEFTPGKANCTPDSVHGHDTLFEVFQEADPDYTGPVTVPVFYDRERHTIVHEESAEIARMLATEFDHLATTDRDLYPEPMRERIDDAIEEIHTTINTAVYRAGFADSQADYETAVWALFDALSRWDDHLGSNRYVVGDRLTLADVFFFPTLYRFDAVYHTHFNCNVRRLVDFDHLWDYARDLYQTPGVAETCNMDQVKAHYYRSHGEINPTGIVPVGPEQDWTESVEARRQMRE; encoded by the coding sequence ATGGGCCTGCTCCACGACGGCGAGTGGGAGCCCGACGCAACCCGCGACCAGTACGACCACGACGCCTTCGACGACCGCGTTGAGGACGCACCCGACGCGACGTTCCCCGCGGAGGCGGGTCGGTATCACCTCTACGTCTCGCGGGCGTGTCCGTGGGCGCACCGGGCGGCACTCACGCGCCGACTGCTCGGGTTCGACGGGGCGGTTTCGGTCGACGTGGTCGATCCCGTTCGCCACGACCGAGGGTGGGAGTTCACCCCCGGGAAGGCGAACTGTACCCCGGACTCGGTACACGGTCACGACACCCTCTTCGAGGTGTTCCAGGAGGCCGACCCAGACTACACGGGACCGGTGACTGTCCCCGTCTTCTACGACCGGGAGCGCCACACCATCGTCCACGAGGAGTCCGCCGAGATCGCCCGGATGCTCGCCACCGAGTTCGATCACCTCGCGACTACCGACCGGGACCTCTATCCCGAACCGATGCGCGAGCGGATCGACGATGCCATCGAGGAGATCCACACGACGATCAACACGGCCGTCTACCGTGCCGGGTTCGCCGACTCGCAGGCCGACTACGAGACGGCGGTGTGGGCGCTCTTCGACGCGCTGTCGCGGTGGGACGACCACCTCGGGAGCAACCGGTACGTCGTCGGCGACCGCCTCACGCTCGCCGACGTGTTCTTCTTCCCGACGCTGTATCGGTTCGACGCCGTCTACCACACCCACTTCAACTGTAACGTCCGCCGGCTGGTCGACTTCGACCACCTCTGGGACTACGCCAGGGACCTGTACCAGACACCGGGCGTCGCGGAGACCTGTAACATGGACCAGGTCAAGGCCCACTACTACCGGAGCCACGGCGAGATCAACCCGACGGGTATCGTCCCGGTCGGCCCCGAGCAGGACTGGACGGAGTCGGTCGAAGCGCGACGGCAGATGCGGGAGTAG
- a CDS encoding citrate synthase, with product MTDAHAPGLDGVSVAETRLSRIDGEAGELLVRGYPIDDLAGNATYEETVFLLLNGRLPTAEERADFRAELAAHRGIGEEVLAVLERAAREGKPAMDALRMGVAAATLGVEEQDSETDVRRVIGVFPTIVAAYWRYRQGREPVAPRDDLRHAANYLYMLTGEEASDSRVDGLETYLTAVVDHGLNASTFSARVVVSTESDLVSAATAAVGTLKGPLHGGAPGPVLEMLRDVHESGDSEGYVRETLDAGERLMGFGHRVYRVRDPRAAVLESAATRVSEEREDGDAALFETATAFEATATGILADHVPGRRLETNVEFYTAVLLDGVGIPKELFSATFAVSRVAGWMAHGLEQLDDNRLVRPTARYIGETGRSWTPIEER from the coding sequence ATGACCGACGCGCACGCGCCAGGCCTCGATGGGGTGTCGGTCGCGGAGACACGGCTCAGCCGGATCGACGGCGAGGCGGGGGAACTCCTCGTTCGCGGGTATCCGATCGACGACCTGGCCGGCAACGCCACGTACGAAGAAACGGTCTTCCTGTTGCTCAACGGGCGTCTGCCCACCGCCGAGGAGCGAGCCGACTTTCGGGCCGAACTCGCCGCCCACCGCGGGATCGGCGAGGAAGTACTGGCGGTGCTCGAACGCGCGGCACGGGAGGGGAAACCGGCCATGGACGCCCTCCGGATGGGCGTCGCAGCGGCGACACTCGGGGTCGAGGAGCAGGACTCCGAGACGGACGTCAGGCGCGTGATCGGAGTGTTCCCGACGATCGTGGCGGCGTACTGGCGATACCGACAGGGACGGGAACCAGTCGCCCCCCGCGACGACCTGCGTCACGCGGCGAACTACCTGTACATGCTGACCGGCGAGGAGGCGTCCGACTCCCGGGTCGACGGCCTCGAAACCTACCTCACCGCCGTCGTCGACCACGGCCTCAACGCGTCGACGTTCAGCGCCCGTGTCGTCGTCTCGACCGAGTCCGACCTCGTCTCCGCGGCGACCGCCGCCGTCGGGACGCTCAAGGGGCCCCTCCACGGCGGGGCACCGGGACCGGTCCTGGAGATGCTCCGAGACGTCCACGAATCGGGCGATTCCGAGGGGTACGTCCGCGAGACGTTGGACGCCGGCGAGCGGCTGATGGGGTTCGGCCACCGGGTGTACCGGGTCCGAGATCCCCGGGCGGCCGTCCTGGAATCGGCCGCCACGCGCGTCTCCGAGGAGCGTGAGGACGGGGACGCGGCGCTCTTCGAGACCGCGACGGCGTTCGAGGCGACCGCGACCGGGATACTGGCGGACCACGTGCCCGGACGGCGACTGGAGACGAACGTCGAGTTCTACACCGCGGTGCTCCTCGACGGCGTCGGGATCCCGAAGGAACTGTTCAGCGCGACGTTCGCCGTCTCACGGGTGGCCGGGTGGATGGCGCACGGACTCGAACAGTTAGACGACAACCGACTCGTCCGACCGACTGCACGCTACATCGGCGAGACCGGACGGTCGTGGACCCCGATCGAAGAACGGTAG